The following coding sequences are from one Apodemus sylvaticus chromosome X, mApoSyl1.1, whole genome shotgun sequence window:
- the LOC127675019 gene encoding olfactory receptor 10C1-like — protein sequence MPAMGPENATMVVTEFFLLGFGDLKELNPLLFFVFGIVYLVTVSANLLLVVLVCTQQGLQTPMYFFLANLSCLEVCYTSNVVPRMLVDLLRERRMISMVGCIIQLYFFGALGSTECYLLAVMSYDRYLAICWPLHYSTLLHGTLCVELAIGSWLCGFSVAAAFQAAMLSSLNFCGGNEVDHFFCDLKPLQKLSCSDPHLVNIVCMSLTSLVTLVPFGLTLASYWKILAVVLRIPSIIGRQKAFSTCSSHLVVVTLFYGTLILVYAVPLAGQVPALNKTFSLFYTVITPMCNPLIYSLKNKDVKEALRTLKIRFCDFSFT from the coding sequence ATGCCTGCAATGGGACCAGAAAATGCCACAATGGTGGTAACTGAGTTTTTTCTATTAGGGTTTGGAGACCTCAAGGAACTGAATCCCTTGCTCTTCTTTGTATTTGGCATTGTCTATCTAGTCACAGTTTCTGCTAATCTTCTTCTTGTAGTACTGGTATGCACTCAACAAGGACTCCAGACTCCAATGTACTTCTTTCTTGCAAACCTTTCATGCCTAGAGGTCTGTTATACATCTAATGTTGTACCACGGATGCTGGTGGACTTACTGCGGGAACGTAGGATGATCTCCATGGTAGGTTGTATAATTCAGCTATACTTTTTTGGGGCCCTGGGAAGCACTGAGTGTTATCTCCTGGCAGTGATGTCATACGATAGGTACCTGGCTATCTGCTGGCCCCTGCACTATTCAACATTATTACATGGAACCCTATGTGTGGAACTAGCAATTGGCTCATGGCTTTGTGGCTTCTCGGTGGCAGCTGCTTTCCAGGCTGCTATGCTATCCAGCTTGAATTTCTGTGGAGGCAATGAGGTTGACCATTTCTTCTGTGACTTGAAACCTCTGCAGAAGCTCTCCTGCTCTGATCCCCATCTGGTTAACATAGTCTGCATGAGTCTGACATCCCTGGTAACCCTGGTCCCCTTTGGACTAACTTTAGCCTCTTACTGGAAGATTCTTGCAGTGGTCTTGCGCATACCTTCCATTATTGGCAGGCAAAAGGCATTCTCTACTTGTTCTTCTCATCTAGTAGTTGTGACCTTGTTTTATGGGACTTTAATCTTGGTCTATGCTGTACCATTGGCTGGCCAGGTGCCAGCTCTCAACAAGACCTTCTCCTTGTTCTACACCGTTATTACTCCAATGTGCAATCCTCTCATCTACAGCCTCAAAAACAAAGATGTCAAGGAGGCACTGAGAACATTGAAAATTCGGTTCTGTGACTTTAGCTTTACTTAG